The Microbulbifer hydrolyticus genome has a segment encoding these proteins:
- a CDS encoding DUF6515 family protein, translated as MRHVPQFSCQFSYQALFRLLSVCLCGALLAFCFGATAQVTENSSAESQEDYQRDPNRQRTLPAGATRLTLSGNIYYYQGGYFYRKEDDGYLRVEPPLGAELTFIPYGSTGFDIDGRRFFLSGTGTFYRYEPGRRRYIVTTPPYEWRRYYNGDIVGSYEERLYGYPDENLDDLRDRSGIPRAYPPGALSPDELDGGGVPLFEADRDRGRRPYANVRPPYDASGERYDNRALAEAACRQDAMDAARRGSSLENQRLRIYQREYRDCIQRYDRRR; from the coding sequence ATGCGCCACGTTCCGCAATTTTCCTGCCAATTTTCCTACCAGGCGCTGTTTCGCCTGCTGTCGGTGTGCCTGTGCGGCGCGCTGCTGGCGTTTTGTTTTGGTGCGACGGCGCAAGTTACGGAAAATTCCAGTGCCGAGTCGCAAGAAGATTATCAGCGCGATCCCAACCGCCAGCGCACGCTTCCCGCCGGTGCCACGCGCCTGACTTTGAGCGGCAATATCTATTACTACCAGGGCGGATATTTTTACCGCAAGGAAGACGACGGTTACCTGCGAGTGGAGCCGCCGCTGGGCGCTGAGCTGACGTTCATTCCCTACGGCAGTACCGGATTCGATATCGACGGGCGACGATTCTTTCTCAGTGGCACCGGCACCTTCTACCGTTACGAGCCCGGACGCCGCCGTTATATCGTGACCACGCCACCCTATGAGTGGCGACGTTACTACAACGGTGACATCGTGGGCTCCTATGAGGAGCGCTTGTACGGCTACCCTGATGAAAACCTGGATGATCTGCGCGACCGCTCCGGAATTCCGCGGGCCTATCCTCCTGGTGCGTTGAGCCCCGACGAGCTGGATGGCGGGGGGGTACCCCTGTTTGAAGCGGACCGCGATCGCGGTCGCAGGCCCTATGCCAATGTGCGGCCTCCCTATGATGCCAGCGGCGAACGCTACGACAATCGCGCGCTCGCGGAGGCCGCCTGCCGCCAGGATGCAATGGATGCCGCACGCCGGGGCAGCAGCCTCGAAAACCAGCGCCTGCGAATCTACCAGCGGGAATACCGCGACTGTATCCAGCGCTATGATCGGCGGCGCTGA
- a CDS encoding aspartate aminotransferase family protein has protein sequence MSELNTNAFWMPFTPNRTFKAAPRIVERAEGIYLYDKSGRKIIDATAGLWCSNAGHCRSEIADAISEQARKLDYSSIFNFGHELSFEYAERLVQYTPDGLNRVFFGNSGSEAVESALKIALQYQRARGKGTRTMFIGREKGYHGVNFGGISVGGIAPNYQSFGQPVKANHLRHTLDIERNAFTRGLPEHGLELAEDLERLVTFHGADQIAAVIVEPFSGAGGVVLPPKGYLKRIREICDQHDLLLIFDEVISGWGRTGSPFASQEWDVTPDMMTSAKGITNATVPLGAVFVNDKIYNTVMDAAAEGMVEFFHGYTYSAHPVACAAGMATLDIYDREGLLTRASGDIGTHWENALHSLADLDNVIDVRNYGLVGAIELRAPEGLKGRFGGKASALAWDAGVMARGIGDALCMSPPLIVEAHEIDTIVNTLREVISGLA, from the coding sequence ATGTCCGAACTGAACACCAACGCATTCTGGATGCCCTTTACCCCCAACCGCACCTTCAAGGCGGCGCCCCGTATTGTTGAACGGGCGGAGGGGATTTACCTGTACGATAAATCCGGCCGCAAAATCATCGATGCCACTGCCGGTTTGTGGTGTTCCAATGCGGGTCACTGCCGCAGCGAAATTGCCGATGCCATTTCCGAACAGGCGCGCAAACTGGATTACAGCTCCATCTTTAATTTCGGGCACGAGCTGAGTTTTGAGTACGCAGAGCGCCTGGTGCAGTACACCCCGGATGGACTTAACCGGGTATTCTTTGGTAACTCCGGTTCCGAGGCGGTGGAGTCGGCACTGAAGATTGCGCTGCAGTACCAGCGTGCGCGCGGCAAGGGTACACGCACGATGTTTATCGGCCGTGAGAAGGGTTACCACGGGGTGAATTTTGGCGGTATCTCCGTGGGTGGTATCGCGCCGAATTACCAGTCTTTCGGACAGCCGGTGAAGGCCAACCATTTGCGCCACACACTGGATATCGAGCGCAATGCGTTCACCCGGGGGCTGCCGGAGCACGGGCTGGAGCTGGCGGAGGACCTGGAGCGCCTGGTGACCTTCCACGGGGCGGATCAGATTGCGGCGGTGATTGTGGAGCCGTTTTCCGGAGCCGGCGGTGTGGTCCTGCCGCCCAAGGGCTATCTGAAGCGTATTCGCGAGATCTGTGACCAGCACGATTTGTTGCTGATCTTCGATGAGGTTATCTCAGGCTGGGGCCGTACCGGTTCGCCGTTTGCTTCGCAAGAGTGGGACGTAACCCCGGATATGATGACCTCTGCCAAGGGGATTACCAACGCGACCGTGCCGCTGGGAGCGGTGTTTGTGAACGACAAGATTTACAACACGGTGATGGATGCGGCGGCAGAGGGAATGGTGGAGTTTTTCCACGGGTACACCTATTCCGCACACCCGGTGGCGTGCGCGGCAGGCATGGCGACGCTGGATATTTACGATCGTGAGGGACTGTTGACTCGCGCGTCCGGGGATATCGGCACGCACTGGGAAAATGCGCTGCACTCGTTAGCGGACCTGGACAATGTGATCGATGTGCGCAATTACGGCCTCGTTGGGGCGATTGAGCTGCGCGCTCCAGAGGGTCTCAAAGGGCGTTTCGGTGGCAAGGCGTCGGCGCTGGCCTGGGACGCGGGCGTGATGGCACGTGGGATTGGCGATGCACTGTGCATGTCGCCGCCCCTGATCGTCGAAGCCCACGAGATCGATACCATTGTAAACACGCTGCGCGAGGTGATTTCTGGTCTGGCGTGA